CTAACCCAATGGATAGCTGATCGCCGCACAATTCTGTATTGGAGTTACCTGTGAGTATTGGGGGTGTCATAGTACGTACCAAGAGGCAGTTTGGGCTGATATCGTGAAGCCATGTATCACAGTGGtatcggtggtggtggtttcaTGCTTGTTCGGGCGCCCAACAACTCCTATGAATTCATCGACTTCCGTGAAACGGCACCGGCTGCCGCCTTCCAAGACATGTACAACAACAATACTGACGCATCTGTATACGGTGGGCTTGCAAGGTAAAAACGGCAATCCTTCAGATTTCGCTCGAATGCTGATTGTTTGAACACAGTGGTGTCCCTGGAGAGATCCGTGGCTTGGAACATCTTCATAAGAAATATGGCTCGCTGCCTTGGGCGACTCTATTGCAGCCAGCGATACAGACAGCACGCAAAGGTTTCCCCGTCTCGTCAGATCTGGTCAAATACATGAAGGTTGCCGTTGGCAGTGGTGAGGATTTCTTGACGAAGGACCCGAACTGGGCTTTGGATTTTGCTCCCAATGGAACACGGCTTGGCCTGGGAGACACTATCACACGGAAGCGCTACGCCGATACGTTAGAAACCATTGCCCAGAAAGGACCGGACGCCTTCTACACAGGCGCGATAGCTGAAACGATGATTGATGCGATTCAAGCGGCAAACGGCACCATGACTGTTGAAGATCTTCAAAATTACACCGTCGCAGTCCGCAATACCTCTCAGATTGACTATCGGGGCTACACCATCACAAGTACGACTGCGCCCTCCAGTGGAATTGTTGCTCTGAGTATATTGAAGATCCTGAGCACCTACAAGGATTTCTTTGACTGCGATGAATCAGTGAATCTGAGCACACATCGCATGGATGAAGCAATGCGGTTTGCTTATGGCGAGGTGGGTCTCGGAATGTGAatccctttttcttgcctcATCAAGCTCACAGTATCGACAGCGTACTTTACTCGGTGACCCGCTGTTTGTGGCGGGTATGAACGACTACCAGCATGCCATGCTGGAACGCTCGACTATCGAGGAGATTCGGTCGAAGATCTCTGACAAAACCACCTTGAATGTATCTGCATATGACCCAGCGGGTCTTGAAAGCCTGGACACGTAAGTCTGTCTGCTCCAGACATTTGGCACATCTTAATGATCGACCTATTCCTAGTCCTGGCACATCTCACCTCGCAACCGCTGATCACAATGGTCTTGCCATTTCTGTCATTACGACCATCAATACGTACTTTGGAAGCCATGTACTCGTTCCCGAGACTGGAATCATCATGAATAATGAAATGAACGGTATGCGCATTCGTTGTGTGTAATTGCGGTCATAGCATGTCACTGATACATCGGATTAGATTTTTCGATCCCCGGCTCCTCAAACCAGTTTGGCTACATTCCCTCCGAGGCAAATTTCATCCGACCTGGGAAACGTCCCTTGTCATCAATTACCCCTGCAATTGTCACCCACCCGGATGGAAAGCTTTTTTTGGTCGCAGGCTCTGCGGGAGGAAGTCGTATTATCACAGCCACTGTTCAAAACATCATTCACTCTATCGACCAGAAGCTGAGCGCCGCGGAGGCTCTCGCTAAGCCTCGTCTTCATGATCAGCTCATTCCTAATCAGGTCAGCTTCGAGTATTCCTACGATAACTCGACGGTCGAATTCATGAAATCTCTCGGTCATAATGTGACATGGGTTGCCCCTGGACAGAGTACAGCTCAGTTGATCCATGTGCTTCCCAACGGGACGTTTGATGCCGCTGGCGAGCCTCGACAACTAGCGTCGGCAGGCTACTCCATTTAAATGTACATAGTTTGCAGATACGGTTTTTACGACCGGGTCTCATGCATGGATCTTCATACACAGGCAATCAGAGAGATGCAAATGTTACGAGGATTCCTGGTAGTCAAGAAAATGAatcattctctctccactaGGATTCACAATGCCTGTTTAAGGTAGTAATCATTCCGCCAGTCGGTCGAGTTCCCCTGTCCCTTTCATTGGTTGATTGCGGCCACCTTCTCCAGGCATCAAACGATAAGCTTATCGCGACGCGGTATGTGCAAGCTGACAGCTCTCGTTGGCATGCCGCGTTTGCCTTTTCACAGACTGGGGTAAACCATGAGCAGCATATCTTCTGGTTGCGCTTGACAATTTTCGCGTCCTGACTAGGTCAGAGCGCATGGCCAAAATTGGGGGTTTTTGGACTTTGCTCATGAGCAGATTTCATGACTTATTTACCTCTGCCCGAGGCGAAAACCTACACTCTCGATAATGTTGAAGCCCCTCGAGCTTTCCCAGATACGGGCCACGGAAGGGTAAGTACCCAGTCACGGCGAGGGTCGAAAGGGCCCCCAGATCCAGTATGCCAATTAACACGAAATGGCTCACAGTGCAATCCCCAAATCCGGCAATTCTAGCGCTCGTCCCATTACTTTTCGACTATCTCTCAGCCAAAACGAGCTTTTACCAAAGAGCGGGTTCTCACCGCGAGATGGAAGCTACGGACGAGGTTGCGATTGTGGTCCCCGACCCGTCTTTCCCTGAAGAGACATATAAGGACTACAAGCCTTTCCCAGATGCAGTGCAGAAGACGATCGATGAAATCTTGGCTGAAGAGGAAAGCCTCGAGGAGGGCCGGAGCCACCAATGGCCTTTCTACTCAGGCGCCGACCAATATGACGAATCATCATTCTTTACTTCTTCCTACGGGCAAACTCCTCCCCCTGTGAAGAGATCTCCAGTCTCAACGAGGTCGAAGATCAAAGGCAAACAACACAAGACATTGAATACTACCGAagccaggaagaagaggtcAACAGCCACAAGAACCATCACTGTCGTTGATCTTTGCAGTGACGGAGATGAACAAGCCACAGACGGGATGAGCTTCAAAGACGACAAGCATCGCAGAGATTCCGAGGTCGAAGACGCGTACTTCAATACTACGGAAGTTACCGCATCTCTAAGCACCCAACCTCAGGCCAGCCATTCCATTCAATCGAGGCCGTTCGATGTAAAACATGGCAAGACTGAGATTTTGAGGGGTTCTGATGAAATGACAATAGCGGAACCGAAAAATCTCGGTAACAACGATGGCAAAACAGCTGCTGATAATGTTGCACCGGCTAGTCCATCAGCAAAAGTTTCTGTCAAAACCTTGAGCCTTTCAAGGCAAGACTATGAGGAGGAATCTTCCATATTTCGGAATGTCAAAAAGTCAACGAAACGTCGTATATTGCGCTTCATCGCGGCCCATCCTTTCATGTCTCATTCTGTACAGCCCGTTTGGCGATCCGAGCGGCAGCAATTCATTAAGGATATGGTTGCCGAAGCAGTCAAGCTGGGTCTTGAAACGTCTTTGCTTTGGAGCTTGATAATGTACGTGCGCCGGCTTTATCTTGTCAGAGTCGGAGTTGAAGCCGGACCGATTGCGGACGACACCAATGACCCATGCTTCGGACAAGAGGTGGATGACACTGCCTCAAAGCCCTCCACCTCTCAAATATGTCAGAGAAAAATTCCTGGCCATGGACCTGCCAGTAGCCAGCACGATATGACTAAGGTCACCGCACGCGCCGATGAGAAAACCGCGCCTATGCGTGACTTGACCTGCATAGCTACAGACGTCCCGACACCACCATTATCTGCACCACTCACCACTGCGTTTGATGAGAGGACCGATGATGTGAATAAGGACCCTGTGTGTAAACAACCAAACTCTGAATTTACTTACTGCAGTGATCACGGAATGAAGAACCATGGAAAGACCGAGGCTCCTCTCTCTATCAAAACGGCATCCAAACCATGCTCTTTACTCACAGAAGCTCAACTCCGCCAAAATGACGATCCCGCAGCCATTGCTGACCCCATCAAAAGTTTTGATGACGCTCCTTGGGAGACAACAGGCATCCCTGAAGTATCATACTCATTTGATGTTTCGCATGAGAAACTCACCGAGTCAAAGCAACCGCTCAAATTTGTGCCATCAAAATCTTCGAAACATGAAAGGAATCAAGGCCCGTCAAGTGCTTGCAATTATCCAGCGATGAGCGAACCGGAGATTGGTGCTTCCGAGCCCCAATGCCTCACATTACACGAAAAATCAGCACAGACTTCCGATCGGACGTCATCTGATCAGCTGAGCGCTCAAACAGCCTCGAAAAGTCAAGC
This genomic window from Penicillium oxalicum strain HP7-1 chromosome III, whole genome shotgun sequence contains:
- a CDS encoding Glutathione hydrolase proenzyme; its protein translation is MARSKNCGLVAVVSLLLLGISLPSVSSSPLEFSPWSSDHSANVDGHIAPGKLGAVATENAICSSHGIEMFKLGGNAADALIAAQFCIGVTSMYHSGIGGGGFMLVRAPNNSYEFIDFRETAPAAAFQDMYNNNTDASVYGGLASGVPGEIRGLEHLHKKYGSLPWATLLQPAIQTARKGFPVSSDLVKYMKVAVGSGEDFLTKDPNWALDFAPNGTRLGLGDTITRKRYADTLETIAQKGPDAFYTGAIAETMIDAIQAANGTMTVEDLQNYTVAVRNTSQIDYRGYTITSTTAPSSGIVALSILKILSTYKDFFDCDESVNLSTHRMDEAMRFAYGERTLLGDPLFVAGMNDYQHAMLERSTIEEIRSKISDKTTLNVSAYDPAGLESLDTPGTSHLATADHNGLAISVITTINTYFGSHVLVPETGIIMNNEMNDFSIPGSSNQFGYIPSEANFIRPGKRPLSSITPAIVTHPDGKLFLVAGSAGGSRIITATVQNIIHSIDQKLSAAEALAKPRLHDQLIPNQVSFEYSYDNSTVEFMKSLGHNVTWVAPGQSTAQLIHVLPNGTFDAAGEPRQLASAGYSI